The following proteins come from a genomic window of Solenopsis invicta isolate M01_SB unplaced genomic scaffold, UNIL_Sinv_3.0 scaffold_634, whole genome shotgun sequence:
- the LOC120360010 gene encoding uncharacterized protein LOC120360010, with amino-acid sequence MVLGGVPPVQFLATARAAMYARVKASRLRGNVIPPRTMALWRERARRRAIEVWARPPHRKPTDSGHPVLEAVLSYLEERLDRPWGGLSYRMTQVLIGDGCFGEYLCQIGKEPTTHCHHCDAERDCAAHAGALLSVGRDAQSPEE; translated from the coding sequence ATGGTTTTGGGGGGAGTGCCACCAGTACAATTCCTGGCAACGGCCCGAGCTGCCATGTACGCTCGGGTCAAAGCCTCTCGCCTACGGGGCAACGTCATCCCCCCGAGGACCATGGCGttgtggagagagagagcccgtcgGCGGGCGATCGAGGTATGGGCGAGACCACCTCATCGAAAACCCACCGACAGTGGGCACCCGGTTCTGGAGGCCGTCCTCTCCTACCTGGAGGAGCGGCTAGACCGCCCATGGGGCGGCCTATCTTACCGAATGACGCAGGTGCTCATCGGAGACggttgtttcggtgagtacctgtgtcAAATAGGGAAAGAGCCGACAACGCATTGCCACCACTGTGATGCGGAAAGGGACTGTGCAGCACACGCTGGAGCTTTGCTCAGCGTGGGACGAGATGCGCAGAGTCCTGAAGAATGA